A stretch of the bacterium SCSIO 12827 genome encodes the following:
- the trxA gene encoding thioredoxin TrxA, which translates to MPKKITDDSFETDVLGSSEPVLVDFWAEWCGPCKQIAPALEELASELEGKVTVAKLNIDDNPSTPGKYGVRGIPTLMLFKNGEVAATKIGALPKSKLQEWLEQNI; encoded by the coding sequence ATGCCGAAAAAGATAACCGACGACTCCTTCGAAACCGACGTTCTTGGATCGAGCGAGCCCGTCCTGGTCGATTTCTGGGCCGAATGGTGTGGCCCGTGCAAGCAGATCGCCCCGGCGCTTGAGGAATTGGCCAGCGAGCTTGAAGGCAAGGTCACCGTGGCCAAGCTGAACATCGACGACAACCCCTCGACCCCCGGCAAATACGGCGTGCGCGGCATTCCGACCCTCATGCTGTTCAAGAACGGCGAAGTGGCGGCGACCAAGATCGGCGCCCTGCCGAAAAGCAAGCTGCAGGAATGGCTGGAGCAGAACATCTAG
- a CDS encoding cation transporter has protein sequence MSACCDHGHDHGHFQDAATSRAYRRVLWFALIVNGGMFFGEMVGAYLSKSVALQADALDFMGDAANYGISLAVVGMHLVWRARAAMVKGLSMGLFGLWVIGTMIWRFMESGVPEAHIITGVGVLALVANVVVALALFKYRDGDANMRSVWLCSRNDAIANVAVIAAGGGVWLSGTFWPDVAVGGIIAGLALFASAEVIRRARGELRQAREPLPAAAD, from the coding sequence ATGTCCGCCTGCTGTGACCACGGCCATGACCACGGGCATTTTCAGGACGCCGCCACGTCCCGCGCCTACCGCCGGGTGCTGTGGTTCGCGCTGATCGTCAACGGCGGCATGTTCTTCGGTGAAATGGTTGGGGCCTATCTGTCGAAATCCGTGGCCCTGCAGGCCGACGCGCTCGACTTTATGGGCGATGCCGCCAATTACGGGATATCCCTTGCCGTGGTCGGGATGCACCTTGTCTGGCGGGCGCGGGCGGCCATGGTCAAGGGCCTGTCCATGGGCCTGTTCGGGCTTTGGGTGATCGGCACCATGATCTGGCGGTTCATGGAGAGCGGCGTACCGGAGGCGCACATCATCACCGGGGTCGGTGTTCTGGCCCTCGTCGCCAACGTGGTGGTGGCCCTGGCCTTGTTCAAATACCGCGACGGCGACGCCAACATGCGGTCCGTCTGGCTGTGCTCGCGCAACGACGCCATCGCCAATGTCGCCGTCATCGCGGCGGGCGGCGGGGTGTGGCTGTCGGGCACCTTCTGGCCCGACGTCGCCGTGGGCGGGATCATCGCGGGCTTGGCGCTGTTCGCCTCGGCCGAAGTCATCCGCCGCGCGCGCGGGGAATTGCGCCAGGCGCGTGAACCGCTGCCGGCGGCCGCCGACTGA
- a CDS encoding cupin domain-containing protein, producing the protein MTKPEDLPYTILDRELIGEVNGLRVQIMELGPGECVPWHWHSEVDDTFVCMEGPMVIETRAPRQTHELMPGQRLTVPVKTAHEVHGKDGAGCKFMLVQGTGEHDFHPVG; encoded by the coding sequence ATGACCAAGCCGGAAGACCTGCCCTATACCATTCTGGACCGGGAGCTTATCGGCGAGGTCAACGGCCTACGCGTGCAGATCATGGAACTGGGCCCCGGCGAATGCGTGCCCTGGCACTGGCATTCCGAAGTCGATGATACTTTCGTCTGCATGGAGGGCCCGATGGTTATTGAAACCCGCGCCCCCCGCCAAACCCATGAACTGATGCCGGGCCAGCGCCTGACCGTGCCCGTGAAGACGGCCCATGAAGTGCATGGCAAGGACGGGGCCGGCTGCAAATTCATGCTGGTCCAGGGGACCGGCGAGCACGATTTTCACCCGGTCGGCTAA
- a CDS encoding helix-turn-helix transcriptional regulator yields the protein MSTGTKPAKPPAAAPAPLPEGTLDRDRAEEIASIFHLLGEPNRLSILAACMAGPRSVNDLAALTGMSPSLTSHHLRLLKAARLVRPRRQGKFVHYAVHDHHVTSVLLDMMEHVAEPEHTHDEEA from the coding sequence ATGAGCACCGGAACCAAACCTGCGAAACCGCCCGCCGCCGCCCCGGCCCCCCTGCCGGAAGGCACGCTCGACCGCGACCGGGCAGAGGAAATCGCCTCCATCTTCCATCTGTTGGGGGAGCCCAACCGCCTGTCGATCCTGGCCGCCTGCATGGCCGGGCCGCGCTCGGTCAACGATCTGGCCGCGCTGACCGGCATGTCGCCGTCTCTGACCAGCCACCATCTGCGCCTGTTGAAGGCCGCGCGCCTGGTGCGCCCCCGGCGCCAGGGCAAGTTCGTGCATTACGCGGTGCACGACCATCACGTGACCTCTGTCCTGCTGGACATGATGGAACACGTGGCGGAACCCGAACATACCCACGACGAGGAGGCCTGA
- a CDS encoding bifunctional folylpolyglutamate synthase/dihydrofolate synthase gives MTDPLGADAPAPHPCDEILARLLTLHPKVIDLSLDRVHRLLDRLDHPERALPPVVHVAGTNAKGSVIAILRAMLESSGKRVHVHISPHLVHFNERIRLAGELIPDADLQALLAECEDANGGEPITFFEITTGAALLAFARSPADVLILETGLGGRLDATNVIDKPLVTAITPISLDHQQFLGNSLEEIAAEKAGILKPGVPCVIGPQRPSVLAVLDDRAKAVGAPVLAHGRDWTVAEAPDGTSFDLTLGGVMETYPAPALAGRHQLLNAAQAIVCLKTMAGFTSVPDQVIRGLATAEWPARLQHLTQGPLVGTLAPGWSLWLDGGHNAAAAAAIATHAGEAWGDKPLHLICGMINSKDPITFLSALAPVAASLTGVAIPGEANTLSADEIAAAGGAAGLPSRTAPSVQAALRDLSAREQVAARVMICGSLYLAGTVLRDNT, from the coding sequence ATGACTGATCCCCTCGGCGCGGATGCACCGGCGCCCCATCCCTGCGATGAAATCCTCGCCCGTCTGCTGACCCTGCATCCCAAGGTCATCGACCTGTCCCTGGACCGTGTCCATCGCCTGCTCGACCGTCTGGACCATCCGGAACGCGCGCTGCCGCCCGTGGTTCATGTTGCCGGCACCAACGCCAAGGGATCGGTCATCGCCATCCTGCGCGCCATGCTGGAATCCTCCGGTAAGCGCGTCCATGTGCATATCTCGCCCCATCTGGTGCATTTCAACGAACGCATCCGGCTGGCCGGCGAGCTGATCCCCGATGCGGATCTGCAGGCGTTGCTGGCGGAATGCGAGGACGCCAACGGTGGCGAGCCCATCACTTTTTTCGAAATCACCACGGGGGCGGCGCTGCTCGCCTTCGCGCGCAGTCCAGCCGACGTGCTGATCCTGGAAACGGGTTTGGGCGGGCGGCTGGATGCGACCAACGTCATTGATAAGCCGCTGGTCACGGCGATCACGCCGATCTCCCTGGATCATCAGCAGTTCCTGGGAAATTCCCTGGAGGAAATCGCGGCGGAAAAGGCGGGCATTCTCAAGCCGGGGGTGCCCTGCGTGATCGGCCCGCAGCGGCCCAGCGTGCTGGCCGTGCTGGATGACCGGGCCAAGGCGGTGGGGGCGCCGGTACTGGCCCATGGCCGTGACTGGACCGTGGCCGAAGCCCCCGACGGCACGTCGTTCGACCTGACCCTGGGCGGGGTGATGGAAACCTATCCGGCGCCGGCCCTGGCCGGACGGCATCAGCTTCTCAACGCGGCCCAGGCGATCGTCTGCCTGAAGACCATGGCCGGGTTCACCAGCGTGCCGGATCAGGTCATCCGCGGTCTTGCCACGGCGGAATGGCCCGCCCGCCTGCAACATCTGACGCAGGGGCCGCTGGTCGGCACCCTGGCGCCCGGCTGGTCGCTCTGGCTCGACGGCGGACATAACGCCGCCGCCGCCGCCGCCATCGCCACCCATGCGGGGGAAGCCTGGGGCGACAAGCCCCTGCACCTGATTTGCGGCATGATCAATTCCAAGGACCCCATAACGTTCCTGAGCGCCCTCGCCCCCGTCGCGGCGTCGCTCACCGGTGTCGCCATCCCGGGCGAGGCCAATACCCTGTCCGCCGACGAAATCGCCGCAGCAGGGGGCGCCGCCGGCCTGCCGTCGCGCACCGCCCCTTCGGTGCAGGCGGCGTTGCGGGACCTGTCGGCGCGCGAGCAGGTGGCAGCCCGGGTGATGATCTGCGGCTCTCTCTATCTCGCCGGCACGGTATTGCGGGACAACACTTGA
- the addA gene encoding double-strand break repair helicase AddA, with translation MTETRRRATEVQQTAGRPGDSHWVSANAGTGKTHVLTNRIVRLLMSGVAPRTILCLTYTKAAATEMANRLGSLLGKWAVMDDPALMESYRDQTGVPLDRDDLARVRRLFAEVADTTDGPNIRTIHSFCESLLGRFPIEAGVAPHFKVMDERTAAELRKEARDRLLARAAADPASPAARAMDHLAGVLGETGFDDLVTELDFARGKLAALFARHGGAAGLATATRRSLGLTPGDDRRAVIVSAPTADEASLRYAAEALSHGTKTDKERSEIMAPWLAGDDDDKVSGFDAYAQAYLTQKHKPLARLATKGVVEKYPGMLDTLIAEQDRVLIIDDKLRALAIAKNTAALMDLAEVMAREYAALKEARALMDYDDLILKTRALLRASDGAVNWVHYKLDGGIAHVLVDEAQDTAPAQWDILEKLTEEFFSGEGAWDGDAWGPRTVFAVGDEKQSIYSFQGAEPTRFEETRAQFAAKARAAGLETTLERSLEMAVSFRSTWPVLDTVDKTFESEDLRASLTTTDRAIRHLVDRDGDAGRVELWPTVTPEDEDESDAWDAPVDRPGPRAPLVQVAETIADTIGGWLDTGEQLASQGRALTAGDILILVRRRGRFMEEMVRQLKLRGIRVAGTDRMILTEQMAVMDLIALGRFALLPDDDLTLATVLKGPLFNFTDDDDLTPLCAPRRGALWTELRSRADERPHWRAAADRLADLLAAADQTPPFEFYADLLGPGGGRAALHRHLGQDALDPIEEFVALALQFEREHAPSLEGFLHWIGASETVVKRDMDQAGDKVRVMTVHGAKGLEAPVVFLPDTCAATGRGKPISLLWDRDQDTGAVYWPGRKDDDCDLTATLRAQVQAAQENEERRLLYVAMTRARDRLYVTGWETKSGRAEGCWYDLIEAGLERAGAVELDVPGGRGLRLETPQTAEVRVREAAAAPTALPVPDWIAHPPAEEPDPPRPLAPSKPEDSPPAASPLGSDDGARFKRGLIVHKLLESLPDLAPEDRRAAAERFLARPAYDLDAAERAEILSETLALLDDPTLAPPFGPGSRAEVPLVAMAGGRVISARIDRLLVTDTEVLIADFKTNRPPPERLEDVHPGYIAQMAGYRRALMDLYPNRPVRCALIWTLGARMMALPDALLDKAAP, from the coding sequence ATGACCGAAACACGGCGGCGGGCGACGGAGGTCCAGCAGACTGCCGGGCGGCCCGGGGATTCCCATTGGGTCTCGGCCAACGCGGGCACGGGCAAAACCCATGTGCTGACCAACCGCATCGTGCGCTTGTTGATGAGCGGCGTGGCGCCCCGCACCATCCTCTGCCTCACCTATACCAAGGCGGCGGCAACGGAGATGGCCAACCGCTTGGGCTCTCTGCTCGGCAAATGGGCGGTGATGGACGACCCGGCCCTGATGGAAAGCTACCGCGACCAGACGGGCGTGCCGCTGGACCGCGACGACCTTGCCCGCGTGCGTCGGCTGTTCGCCGAGGTCGCCGACACCACGGACGGCCCCAACATCCGCACCATCCATTCGTTCTGTGAATCGCTTCTGGGCCGCTTCCCGATCGAAGCCGGGGTCGCCCCCCATTTCAAGGTGATGGACGAGCGCACGGCAGCGGAGCTGCGCAAGGAGGCGCGCGACCGCCTGCTGGCCCGCGCCGCCGCCGACCCGGCGAGCCCGGCCGCCCGCGCCATGGACCATCTGGCCGGCGTCCTGGGGGAAACCGGGTTCGATGATCTGGTGACGGAACTGGATTTCGCGCGCGGCAAGTTGGCCGCCCTGTTCGCCCGCCACGGCGGGGCAGCAGGCCTGGCCACGGCAACCCGGCGCAGCCTGGGCCTGACCCCGGGCGATGACCGCCGCGCGGTGATCGTGAGCGCACCCACCGCCGACGAAGCCTCCTTGCGCTATGCCGCCGAAGCCTTGAGCCACGGAACCAAGACGGACAAGGAGCGTTCCGAGATCATGGCGCCCTGGCTGGCCGGCGATGACGATGACAAGGTTTCCGGCTTCGATGCCTACGCTCAGGCCTATTTGACGCAGAAGCACAAACCCCTGGCCCGCCTGGCCACCAAGGGCGTCGTTGAGAAATACCCCGGCATGCTCGACACCCTGATCGCCGAACAGGACCGCGTGCTGATCATCGACGACAAGCTGCGCGCGCTCGCCATCGCCAAGAACACCGCCGCCCTGATGGACCTGGCCGAGGTCATGGCGCGGGAATACGCGGCGCTGAAAGAGGCCCGCGCGCTGATGGATTATGACGACCTGATCCTGAAAACCCGCGCCCTGTTGCGCGCCTCGGACGGAGCGGTCAATTGGGTCCATTACAAGCTGGACGGCGGCATCGCCCATGTCCTGGTCGACGAGGCGCAGGACACGGCCCCGGCGCAATGGGACATTCTGGAGAAGCTGACGGAAGAATTCTTTTCCGGCGAAGGGGCCTGGGACGGCGACGCCTGGGGGCCCCGCACGGTGTTCGCCGTGGGCGATGAAAAGCAATCCATCTACAGCTTTCAGGGTGCGGAGCCGACGCGCTTCGAGGAAACCCGCGCCCAGTTCGCCGCCAAGGCGCGGGCCGCCGGCCTGGAGACGACGTTGGAGCGGTCGCTGGAAATGGCGGTGTCGTTCCGATCGACCTGGCCGGTGCTGGACACCGTCGACAAGACCTTCGAGTCGGAAGACCTGCGCGCGTCCCTGACCACCACGGACCGGGCGATCCGTCATCTGGTGGACCGCGACGGCGACGCCGGGCGGGTCGAACTATGGCCCACCGTGACGCCCGAGGACGAGGACGAAAGCGACGCCTGGGACGCGCCCGTGGACCGCCCGGGGCCGCGCGCGCCGCTGGTCCAGGTCGCGGAGACCATCGCCGACACCATCGGCGGCTGGCTGGACACGGGCGAGCAACTGGCGTCCCAGGGCCGCGCGCTGACGGCGGGAGACATCCTGATTTTGGTGCGCCGCCGCGGCCGGTTCATGGAGGAAATGGTGCGCCAGCTGAAATTGCGCGGCATCCGGGTCGCGGGCACGGACCGCATGATCCTGACCGAACAGATGGCGGTCATGGACCTGATCGCGCTGGGCCGGTTCGCGCTTCTGCCCGACGACGATCTGACCCTGGCGACGGTCCTGAAGGGGCCTCTGTTCAACTTCACGGACGACGACGACCTGACGCCACTCTGCGCGCCCCGGCGGGGAGCCTTGTGGACGGAGCTGCGCAGCCGGGCCGATGAGCGCCCCCACTGGCGGGCGGCGGCGGACCGGCTGGCGGATCTGCTGGCCGCCGCCGATCAGACTCCGCCCTTCGAATTCTATGCGGACCTGCTCGGCCCCGGCGGCGGGCGGGCCGCCCTCCACCGCCATCTGGGACAGGATGCCCTTGATCCCATAGAGGAATTCGTGGCCCTGGCCCTGCAGTTCGAGCGCGAACACGCGCCGTCGCTGGAAGGCTTCCTGCATTGGATCGGAGCCAGCGAAACCGTCGTGAAGCGCGACATGGATCAGGCCGGCGACAAGGTCCGCGTGATGACCGTGCACGGGGCCAAGGGCTTGGAAGCGCCCGTGGTGTTTCTGCCCGACACCTGCGCCGCCACGGGCCGGGGCAAGCCGATCAGCCTGCTGTGGGACCGGGATCAGGACACGGGCGCCGTCTATTGGCCCGGGCGCAAGGACGACGACTGCGATCTGACCGCAACCCTTCGCGCCCAGGTCCAGGCGGCGCAGGAGAACGAGGAACGGCGGCTGCTTTACGTCGCCATGACCCGGGCCCGCGACCGGCTTTACGTAACCGGCTGGGAAACCAAGAGCGGCCGCGCCGAGGGCTGCTGGTACGACCTGATCGAAGCCGGTCTGGAGCGCGCCGGGGCGGTGGAGCTGGACGTCCCGGGCGGCCGGGGGCTTCGCCTGGAAACGCCGCAGACCGCCGAGGTCCGAGTCAGAGAAGCCGCCGCCGCGCCCACCGCTCTGCCGGTTCCGGACTGGATCGCCCACCCGCCGGCGGAGGAGCCGGATCCACCCAGACCCCTCGCCCCCTCCAAGCCCGAGGACAGCCCGCCCGCCGCCTCGCCGTTGGGATCGGACGACGGAGCCCGGTTCAAGCGCGGGCTGATCGTGCACAAACTGCTGGAAAGCCTGCCGGACCTGGCGCCCGAAGACCGACGCGCAGCGGCCGAAAGGTTTCTGGCCCGCCCGGCCTATGACCTGGACGCCGCCGAGCGGGCGGAAATTCTCTCGGAAACTCTGGCCCTTCTGGATGACCCGACGCTGGCCCCCCCGTTCGGGCCCGGGAGCCGGGCCGAGGTGCCCCTGGTCGCCATGGCGGGCGGACGGGTGATTTCCGCCCGCATCGACCGCCTGCTGGTAACCGACACGGAGGTTCTGATCGCCGATTTCAAGACCAACCGGCCACCGCCGGAACGCCTGGAGGACGTCCATCCCGGCTATATCGCGCAAATGGCGGGGTACCGCCGGGCGTTGATGGATTTGTATCCGAACCGGCCCGTGCGCTGCGCCCTGATCTGGACCCTAGGCGCGCGCATGATGGCTCTGCCGGACGCCCTTTTGGACAAAGCCGCGCCCTAA
- the gloB gene encoding hydroxyacylglutathione hydrolase, which yields MSRLDVHQIPVLNDNYVYLAHCPETGATAVVDPAVAGPVLDAAKAKGWTISHILNTHHHGDHTGGNQEIKAATGCTIVGPRADHDRIPGIDVQVGDGDTYMLGNAEARVYDVPGHTRGHIAFWFEGSDALFCGDTLFAMGCGRLFEGTPQQMVKSLAKFKTLPPETRVFCAHEYTQSNGRFALSVEPDNAALVRRMQDVDAARAKNIPTVPSTIGIELKTNPFLRADSPDLQRTIGLAGRDYVEVFAETRRLKDNF from the coding sequence ATGAGCCGGCTCGACGTCCATCAGATACCGGTCCTGAACGACAACTACGTCTATCTGGCCCATTGCCCGGAAACGGGGGCGACCGCCGTGGTCGACCCCGCCGTGGCGGGGCCCGTGCTGGACGCGGCCAAGGCCAAGGGCTGGACCATCAGCCACATCCTGAACACCCACCACCACGGCGACCACACGGGCGGGAACCAGGAAATCAAGGCGGCCACGGGCTGCACCATTGTCGGCCCGCGTGCCGACCATGACCGCATTCCCGGCATCGACGTGCAGGTCGGCGACGGCGATACCTATATGCTGGGCAATGCCGAGGCCCGGGTCTACGACGTGCCCGGCCACACGCGCGGCCATATCGCCTTTTGGTTCGAGGGATCGGACGCTCTGTTCTGCGGCGATACCTTGTTCGCCATGGGCTGCGGGCGGCTGTTCGAGGGCACGCCCCAGCAGATGGTCAAATCCCTGGCGAAGTTCAAAACCCTGCCCCCGGAAACCCGGGTTTTCTGCGCCCATGAGTACACGCAGTCCAACGGCCGCTTCGCCCTGTCGGTGGAACCGGACAATGCCGCCCTGGTCCGGCGCATGCAGGACGTGGACGCGGCGCGGGCGAAAAACATCCCGACCGTGCCGTCGACCATCGGCATCGAATTGAAGACCAATCCCTTTCTGCGCGCCGATTCACCCGATTTACAGCGCACAATCGGGCTTGCCGGCCGGGATTACGTCGAGGTCTTCGCCGAAACCCGCAGGCTCAAAGACAACTTCTAG